In Amycolatopsis solani, a single window of DNA contains:
- a CDS encoding MFS transporter: MKRASGFAGFTVMWSGQMLSTVGTRMTNFAIGISVFQETHSALSVTLLTFVAFGATVAFSPIAGVLIDRWSRRTTIIAADVGSAAVTLALLGVYVFGDPQLWQLYLVNFLTGAFLAFQVPAYGAAITLMIEKGGYTRANAMMGLLRAAPYVAAPAIAAPLVSAFGLAAVLAVDVVSAVVAIVAVYAITLPPDPVREPVTPADGTALTRFRRDFAVGFTYIARRPPLVGLLSIMIAISFLSALGWVLFPPLILARTGDSANAVGIVQVVGAIGGTGAGVLLAMLKPTDKKIGRMLVAILVLGVLGRILFGFEGIWVWSVALFFGWGALPFIDGYNQTIWQEKTPPRLQGRIFAVVQMVENIASPLAYLAAGLLADDLLEPAMRSGGWLASVFGPVTGTGPGSGIAVLFIVSGAGAAVVALVGFLTPAIRNAESLLPDGGGEVEPAPAAPGAAPAR; encoded by the coding sequence ATGAAACGCGCTTCGGGTTTCGCCGGATTCACCGTGATGTGGTCCGGGCAGATGCTCTCGACGGTCGGCACCCGGATGACGAACTTCGCCATCGGCATCAGCGTCTTCCAGGAGACGCACTCGGCGTTGAGCGTGACCCTGCTGACGTTCGTCGCCTTCGGCGCGACCGTCGCCTTCTCACCCATCGCGGGGGTGCTGATCGACCGGTGGAGCCGCCGCACCACCATCATCGCGGCGGACGTCGGCTCGGCCGCGGTGACCCTGGCGCTGCTCGGCGTCTACGTGTTCGGCGATCCCCAGCTCTGGCAGCTGTACCTGGTGAACTTCCTGACCGGCGCGTTCCTCGCCTTCCAGGTACCCGCCTACGGCGCCGCGATCACGCTGATGATCGAGAAGGGCGGCTACACCCGGGCCAACGCGATGATGGGCCTGCTGCGGGCCGCGCCGTACGTGGCCGCGCCCGCGATCGCGGCGCCGCTGGTGTCGGCGTTCGGCCTCGCCGCCGTCCTCGCCGTCGACGTCGTTTCGGCGGTGGTGGCGATCGTCGCGGTGTACGCCATCACGCTGCCGCCCGACCCCGTCCGCGAGCCGGTGACGCCGGCGGACGGGACCGCGCTGACCCGGTTCCGGCGGGACTTCGCCGTGGGCTTCACCTACATCGCGCGCCGGCCGCCGCTGGTCGGGCTGCTGTCCATCATGATCGCGATCAGCTTCCTCTCCGCGCTGGGCTGGGTGCTGTTCCCGCCGCTGATCCTCGCCCGCACCGGCGACTCGGCCAACGCGGTCGGCATCGTCCAGGTCGTCGGGGCGATCGGCGGCACCGGGGCGGGCGTCCTGCTGGCCATGCTCAAACCGACCGACAAGAAGATCGGCCGGATGCTCGTCGCGATCCTCGTCCTCGGCGTGCTCGGGCGGATCCTCTTCGGTTTCGAGGGCATCTGGGTCTGGTCGGTCGCGCTGTTCTTCGGCTGGGGCGCGCTGCCGTTCATCGACGGCTACAACCAGACCATCTGGCAGGAGAAGACCCCGCCGCGGCTGCAGGGCCGCATCTTCGCCGTGGTCCAGATGGTCGAGAACATCGCGAGCCCGCTCGCCTACCTCGCGGCCGGGCTGCTCGCCGACGACCTCCTCGAGCCTGCCATGCGCTCGGGCGGCTGGCTCGCTTCGGTCTTCGGCCCGGTCACCGGCACCGGACCCGGTTCCGGGATCGCCGTCCTGTTCATCGTGTCCGGCGCCGGGGCGGCCGTGGTGGCCCTCGTCGGCTTCCTCACCCCCGCCATCCGGAACGCGGAATCCCTGCTGCCGGACGGGGGTGGCGAGGTCGAGCCCGCCCCCGCGGCGCCCGGTGCCGCACCCGCCCGCTGA